One Cynocephalus volans isolate mCynVol1 chromosome 5, mCynVol1.pri, whole genome shotgun sequence DNA window includes the following coding sequences:
- the LOC134378499 gene encoding MHC class I polypeptide-related sequence B-like produces MVASQDARFVAEGRLDGQLFLHYDSERGRAEPQGPLTEAVLGAETWETETKDLTEIGKELRVTLAQIIALQGQKGVSHSLQEERGCEISGGSSAMGFRHFYYDGEPFLSYNPKTWTWTVAQSSAQTLAVEVKKSWDTDGIQSKDYWARVHGELCRRLQRYLDSWVDLKERAVSPAVNVTPSKALEGRVTLSDVNGTYQSWVTTKIPQEEEQRFTGHVGHSGSHSTPPVPSGKASVLEKIWPAMVVVAAVAAAVAAAVIIYVCLCKKKTMSAAQGPAL; encoded by the exons TGCACTATGACAGCGAAAGAGGCAGGGCAGAGCCCCAGGGGCCATTGACAGAAGCAGTCCTGGGAGCTGAGACCTGGGAAACAGAGACCAAGGACTTGACAGAGATCGGGAAGGAACTCCGAGTGACCCTGGCACAAATCATAGCTCTGCAGGGCCAGAAAGGAG TCTCACATTCCCTCCAGGAGGAACGAGGCTGTGAGATCTCAGGAGGCAGCAGCGCCATGGGCTTCAGGCATTTCTACTATGATGGGGAGCCCTTCCTCTCCTACAACCCGAAGACATGGACTTGGACAGTGGCTCAGTCCTCAGCTCAGACCTTGGCTGTAGAAGTCAAGAAGTCCTGGGACACAGATGGCATTCAGAGCAAGGATTACTGGGCCCGTGTGCATGGAGAACTTTGTAGAAGACTCCAGAGATATCTGGACTCCTGGGTGGACCTCAAGGAGAGAGCAG TGTCTCCAGCAGTGAATGTGACCCCCAGCAAGGCCTTGGAGGGTCGCGTCACCCTGTCTGATGTGAATGGCACCTACCAGTCCTGGGTGACCACCAAGATTCCCCAAGAAGAGGAGCAGAGGTTCACTGGCCACGTGGGACACAGTGGGAGTCACAGCACTCCCCCTGTGCCCTCTG GGAAGGCCTCAGTGCTTGAGAAAATATGGCCGGCAATGGTTGTGgtggctgctgttgctgctgctgttgctgctgctgttattatttACGTTTGTCTGTGCAAGAAGAAGACAATGTCAGCTGCACAGGGTCCAG CGCTCTAG